A DNA window from Daucus carota subsp. sativus chromosome 3, DH1 v3.0, whole genome shotgun sequence contains the following coding sequences:
- the LOC108214279 gene encoding CLIP-associated protein isoform X2: MEDALEMARSKDTKERMAGVERLHQVLEASRKSLSSSEVTALVDTCLDLLKDNNFRVSQGALLSLSSAAVLSGELFKLHFNGIVPAVVDRLGDGKQPVRDSARRLLLTLMEVSSPTLIVERAGSYAWMHKSWRIREEFARTVTSAIGLFASTELPLQRAILPSILQMLNDSHPGVREAAIVCIEEMYTHIGPQFRDELLRHHLPTSMVRDINARLERIQPKTSISEGLNSNYASGDVKSSSNNLKRSSPKAKSVTRETSLFGGDNDLTEKPVEPIKVYSEKELIREFEKISLTLVPEKDWSIRIGAMQRVEALVIGGATDYPCFRGLLKQLVGPLSTQLADRRSSIVKQGCHLLCFLSKELLGDFEACAEMFIPVLFKLVVITVLVIQESADNCIKTMLRNCKVSRILPRVADCAKNDRNAVLRARCCEYALLILEYWADAPEIQRSADLYEDLIKCCVGDAMSEVRSTARACYRMFAKTWPERSRRLFSCFDPVIQRLINDEDGGMHRRHASPALRERSSQISTNPQISVSSTLAGYGTSAIVAMDRKASVNSGPSFSSGLFSSQASVGKSTERSLESVLNASKQKVTAIESMLRGLDISEKGRSVSLDLGVDPPSSRDPPFPLAVPASTSLASSLSLDSTSGISKGNSQSGGLVLSDIITQIQASKDPSKLYRGSMGSEPLSTFSSYSMKRPSERHQERGHLEDTDVREARRSSNLQSDRQYPDTSYRDTNIRDSHNSYIPNFQRPLVRKNVAVRMSAGRRRSFDDNQFSQGEMSSYVEGPASLNDALSEGLNSSSDWNARVAAFNYLRSLLQQGTKGVQEITLSFDKVMKLFFQHLDDPHHKVAQAALSTLADIIPACRKPFESYMERILPHVFSRLIDPKESVRQPCSTTLDIVDKTYGVDSLLPALLRSLDEQRSPKAKLAVIEFAIGSFKKHALNGEGSGNTGILKLWLAKLTPLVYDKNTKLKEAAIICIISVYSYFDSAAVLNYILSLSIEEQNSLRRALKQKTPRIEVDLMNFLQNKKDRQRSKSSYDPSDVVGTSSDEGYVGASKRSHLYGRYSSGSVDSDGGRKWSSGQDSTHNSNIIGQIANDTQDRMYHDLERGSNTGRNLRSSDVNYGVSIPGDNLQSWNIRQDNINGVNVEDSSTPHNDMNGLADTEHLWVSTGNNFGNGSPGHTKLASNSKSVPDTELSIPQILHLICNGNDEGSNASKRGALQQLVETSVANDHSIWTKYFNQILTAVLEILDDSDSSIRELSLDLVVEMLKNQKDSMEDSVEIVIEKLLHVTKDPDAKVANEAESCLTSVLSQYDPFRCLSVIVPLLVTEDEKTLVTCINCLTKLVGRLSQEELMAQLPSFLPSIFEAFGNQSADVRKTVVFCLVDIYIMLGKTFLPYLEGLNSTQLRLVTIYANRISQARTGTPIDTNNE; this comes from the exons ATGGAGGACGCTTTAGAAATGGCGAGATCGAAGGACACGAAGGAGCGAATGGCGGGAGTGGAGCGGCTGCACCAGGTTCtagaagcttcgagaaagagctTGTCGTCGTCGGAAGTGACGGCGCTGGTCGACACGTGTCTAGATCTGTTGAAGGACAACAATTTTAGGGTTTCGCAGGGGGCGCTTTTGTCGCTGTCGTCGGCTGCGGTTTTGTCGGGGGAGTTGTTTAAGTTGCATTTTAATGGAATTGTGCCGGCGGTTGTTGATCGGTTGGGGGATGGGAAGCAGCCGGTGCGAGACTCCGCGAGGAGGCTGTTGCTTACTCTTATGGAG GTCTCTTCACCAACACTTATAGTTGAAAGGGCCGGTTCGTATGCTTGGATGCACAAAAGCTGGAGAATAAGAGAAGAGTTTGCGCGGACTGTTACGTCAGCGATTGGTCTTTTTGCTTCTACTGAGCTTCCTCTTCAACGAGCTATACTTCCTTCT ATTTTGCAAATGTTGAATGACTCACACCCTGGGGTTCGAGAAGCAGCTATAGTGTGCATTGAG GAGATGTATACTCACATTGGGCCTCAATTCCGTGATGAACTCCTGCGTCATCACCTTCCTACATCAATG GTAAGAGATATTAATGCCAGGCTAGAGAGGATTCAACCAAAAACTTCCATCTCTGAAGGACTTAATAGTAATTATGCCTCTGGAGATGTTAAGTCTTCAAGCAATAATCTGAAAAGAAGTAGCCCAAAGGCAAAGAGCGTAACCCGCGAAACATCTCTTTTTGGGG GAGATAATGATTTGACAGAAAAACCAGTTGAACCGATTAAAGTCTACTCTGAGAAGGAGCTAATTAGGGAATTCGAGAAGATCAGTTTGACTCTTGTTCCTGAAAAGGATTGGTCTATACGTATTGGGGCCATGCAAAGAGTTGAAGCTCTTGTTATTGGAG GTGCAACTGACTATCCATGTTTCCGTGGACTCCTGAAGCAACTAGTTGGTCCTTTAAGTACACAATTAGCTGACCGAAGATCTAGCATAGTAAAGCAG GGTTGCCACTTGTTATGTTTTCTATCAAAAGAACTCTTGGGTGATTTTGAGGCATGTGCAGAGATGTTTATTCCG GTTCTTTTTAAGCTTGTTGTTATAACTGTGCTCGTAATTCAAGAGTCCGCGGATAACTGCATCAAAACG ATGTTGCGCAACTGCAAAGTTTCTCGTATACTTCCTCGTGTTGCTGATTGTGCAAAGAATGACCGTAATGCTGTACTTCGTGCAAG ATGTTGTGAGTATGCACTTCTGATTTTAGAATACTGGGCTGATGCACCTGAAATACAACGTTCTGCTGATCTCTATGAAGATCTGATCAAATGTTGCGTTGGTGATGCGATGAGTGAG GTACGTTCAACTGCTAGAGCTTGCTATAGGATGTTTGCGAAGACTTGGCCTGAGCGTTCCCGTCGTTTATTTTCGTGCTTTGATCCTGTGATTCAACGT TTAATCAACGATGAGGATGGGGGTATGCACAGGCGACATGCTTCTCCTGCTCTTCGCGAGAGAAGTTCACAAATTTCAACAAACCCTCAGatttcagtttcttcaactcttGCTGGATATGGAACTTCAGCCATTGTTGCAATGGACAGAAAAGCAAGTGTAAACTCAGGCCCGTCATTCTCTTCTGGGCTATTTTCCTCACAAGCGTCAGTTGGTAAAAGTACGGAACGTAGCCTGGAAAGCGTGCTGAACGCAAGCAAACAGAAGGTTACAGCCATTGAAAGCATGCTACGTGGTCTGGATATATCTGAGAAAGGGCGATCAGTTAGTCTGGATCTAG GAGTTGACCCACCTTCATCTCGTGATCCACCATTTCCTCTTGCTGTCCCCGCCTCGACTAGTCTTGCCAGTTCTTTATCATTAGATTCAACATCTGGGATTTCAAAAGGTAATAGTCAAAGTGGTGGTTTGGTTTTATCTGACATTATCACTCAGATACAGGCATCTAAAGATCCAAGCAAGTTATATCGTGGTAGCATGGGATCTGAGCCTTTGTCAACATTTTCATCCTATTCAATGAAAAGGCCATCTGAAAGGCATCAAGAAAGAGGTCATCTTGAAGATACTGATGTTAGGGAGGCTAGGCGATCCTCGAACCTGCAAAGTGACAGGCAGTATCCGGATACATCCTATAGAGATACAAATATCAGGGATTCACATAACAGTTACATTCCGAATTTCCAACGTCCACTTGTGAGAAAAAATGTAGCTGTACGAATGTCAGCAGGTAGGAGAAGGAGCTTTGATGATAATCAGTTCTCTCAAGGTGAGATGTCAAGCTATGTTGAAGGTCCAGCCTCTTTGAATGATGCTCTTAGTGAGGGACTTAATTCCAGCTCAGACTGGAATGCGAGGGTAGCTGCATTCAATTATCTGAGGTCTTTGTTGCAGCAAGGAACAAAAGGTGTTCAGGAAATCACACTGAGTTTTGACAAGGTGATGAAGTTATTTTTTCAGCACTTGGATGATCCACATCACAAAGTTGCGCAGGCAGCTCTTTCCACACTTGCAGATATTATCCCAGCTTGTCGGAAACCTTTCGAAAGTTACATGGAGAGAATTTTACCGCATGTTTTCTCACGGCTAATTGACCCAAAGGAATCAGTTAGGCAACCATGCTCGACGACTCTGGATATTGTAGATAAAACATATGGTGTGGATTCACTTTTACCAGCTTTGCTTCGTTCACTAGATGAACAAAGATCACCGAAGGCAAAGTTGGCTGTTATCGAGTTTGCAATCGGTTCTTTCAAGAAACATGCTCTAAATGGTGAAGGCTCTGGCAACACTGGCATTCTTAAATTATGGCTTGCTAAGTTGACACCATTGGTGTATGATAAGAATACAAAACTGAAGGAAGCAGCTATAATTTGCATTATATCAGTTTACTCTTATTTTGATTCAGCAGCAGTTCTTAACTACATCTTGAGTTTATCTATTGAAGAACAGAACTCCTTGAGACGAGCTCTCAAGCAGAAAACGCCCCGTATAGAAGTTGACTTGATGAACTTTCTGCAGAATAAAAAAGATCGTCAACGCTCTAAATCCTCTTATGATCCCTCTGATGTTGTTGGGACATCTTCTGATGAAGGTTATGTTGGAGCCTCGAAGAGGAGTCACTTGTATGGAAGATACTCTTCTGGTTCAGTTGATAGTGATGGTGGCAGGAAGTGGAGTTCTGGACAAGACTCAACAcataattcaaatattattgGTCAAATTGCTAATGATACTCAAGATCGCATGTATCATGATCTGGAGAGGGGCTCTAACACAGGGCGTAATCTAAGATCCAGTGATGTAAATTACGGGGTCAGCATTCCAGGTGATAATTTGCAATCCTGGAACATTAGGCAGGATAATATCAACGGCGTGAATGTAGAGGATTCATCCACACCCCATAATGATATGAATGGGCTGGCTGACACTGAGCATCTATGGGTATCTACAGGAAACAATTTTGGTAATGGGTCTCCTGGCCATACAAAACTTGCATCAAACAGCAAATCTGTTCCAGATACAGAACTAAGCATCCCACAAATACTTCATCTG ATTTGCAATGGAAATGATGAAGGCTCTAATGCAAGCAAACGGGGTGCACTTCAGCAGCTAGTTGAAACTTCTGTGGCGAATGATCATTCCATTTGGACTAAG TACTTTAATCAGATTTTGACAGCTGTACTTGAGATATTGGACGACTCAGATTCATCTATTAGGGAGCTTTCTTTAGACTTAGTAGTGGAGATGCTGAAAAATCAG AAGGATTCAATGGAGGATTCTGTCGAGATTGTAATTGAAAAACTGCTCCATGTTACAAAGGATCCTGATGCAAAA GTTGCGAATGAGGCAGAAAGTTGTTTGACTTCGGTTTTGTCTCAGTACGATCCATTCAGATGTTTAAGT GTTATTGTTCCTTTATTGGTCACGGAAGACGAGAAAACTCTTGTTACATGCATAAACTGTTTGACGAAG
- the LOC108214279 gene encoding CLIP-associated protein isoform X1, with the protein MEDALEMARSKDTKERMAGVERLHQVLEASRKSLSSSEVTALVDTCLDLLKDNNFRVSQGALLSLSSAAVLSGELFKLHFNGIVPAVVDRLGDGKQPVRDSARRLLLTLMEVSSPTLIVERAGSYAWMHKSWRIREEFARTVTSAIGLFASTELPLQRAILPSILQMLNDSHPGVREAAIVCIEEMYTHIGPQFRDELLRHHLPTSMVRDINARLERIQPKTSISEGLNSNYASGDVKSSSNNLKRSSPKAKSVTRETSLFGGDNDLTEKPVEPIKVYSEKELIREFEKISLTLVPEKDWSIRIGAMQRVEALVIGGATDYPCFRGLLKQLVGPLSTQLADRRSSIVKQGCHLLCFLSKELLGDFEACAEMFIPVLFKLVVITVLVIQESADNCIKTMLRNCKVSRILPRVADCAKNDRNAVLRARCCEYALLILEYWADAPEIQRSADLYEDLIKCCVGDAMSEVRSTARACYRMFAKTWPERSRRLFSCFDPVIQRLINDEDGGMHRRHASPALRERSSQISTNPQISVSSTLAGYGTSAIVAMDRKASVNSGPSFSSGLFSSQASVGKSTERSLESVLNASKQKVTAIESMLRGLDISEKGRSVSLDLGVDPPSSRDPPFPLAVPASTSLASSLSLDSTSGISKGNSQSGGLVLSDIITQIQASKDPSKLYRGSMGSEPLSTFSSYSMKRPSERHQERGHLEDTDVREARRSSNLQSDRQYPDTSYRDTNIRDSHNSYIPNFQRPLVRKNVAVRMSAGRRRSFDDNQFSQGEMSSYVEGPASLNDALSEGLNSSSDWNARVAAFNYLRSLLQQGTKGVQEITLSFDKVMKLFFQHLDDPHHKVAQAALSTLADIIPACRKPFESYMERILPHVFSRLIDPKESVRQPCSTTLDIVDKTYGVDSLLPALLRSLDEQRSPKAKLAVIEFAIGSFKKHALNGEGSGNTGILKLWLAKLTPLVYDKNTKLKEAAIICIISVYSYFDSAAVLNYILSLSIEEQNSLRRALKQKTPRIEVDLMNFLQNKKDRQRSKSSYDPSDVVGTSSDEGYVGASKRSHLYGRYSSGSVDSDGGRKWSSGQDSTHNSNIIGQIANDTQDRMYHDLERGSNTGRNLRSSDVNYGVSIPGDNLQSWNIRQDNINGVNVEDSSTPHNDMNGLADTEHLWVSTGNNFGNGSPGHTKLASNSKSVPDTELSIPQILHLICNGNDEGSNASKRGALQQLVETSVANDHSIWTKYFNQILTAVLEILDDSDSSIRELSLDLVVEMLKNQDSMEDSVEIVIEKLLHVTKDPDAKVANEAESCLTSVLSQYDPFRCLSVIVPLLVTEDEKTLVTCINCLTKLVGRLSQEELMAQLPSFLPSIFEAFGNQSADVRKTVVFCLVDIYIMLGKTFLPYLEGLNSTQLRLVTIYANRISQARTGTPIDTNNE; encoded by the exons ATGGAGGACGCTTTAGAAATGGCGAGATCGAAGGACACGAAGGAGCGAATGGCGGGAGTGGAGCGGCTGCACCAGGTTCtagaagcttcgagaaagagctTGTCGTCGTCGGAAGTGACGGCGCTGGTCGACACGTGTCTAGATCTGTTGAAGGACAACAATTTTAGGGTTTCGCAGGGGGCGCTTTTGTCGCTGTCGTCGGCTGCGGTTTTGTCGGGGGAGTTGTTTAAGTTGCATTTTAATGGAATTGTGCCGGCGGTTGTTGATCGGTTGGGGGATGGGAAGCAGCCGGTGCGAGACTCCGCGAGGAGGCTGTTGCTTACTCTTATGGAG GTCTCTTCACCAACACTTATAGTTGAAAGGGCCGGTTCGTATGCTTGGATGCACAAAAGCTGGAGAATAAGAGAAGAGTTTGCGCGGACTGTTACGTCAGCGATTGGTCTTTTTGCTTCTACTGAGCTTCCTCTTCAACGAGCTATACTTCCTTCT ATTTTGCAAATGTTGAATGACTCACACCCTGGGGTTCGAGAAGCAGCTATAGTGTGCATTGAG GAGATGTATACTCACATTGGGCCTCAATTCCGTGATGAACTCCTGCGTCATCACCTTCCTACATCAATG GTAAGAGATATTAATGCCAGGCTAGAGAGGATTCAACCAAAAACTTCCATCTCTGAAGGACTTAATAGTAATTATGCCTCTGGAGATGTTAAGTCTTCAAGCAATAATCTGAAAAGAAGTAGCCCAAAGGCAAAGAGCGTAACCCGCGAAACATCTCTTTTTGGGG GAGATAATGATTTGACAGAAAAACCAGTTGAACCGATTAAAGTCTACTCTGAGAAGGAGCTAATTAGGGAATTCGAGAAGATCAGTTTGACTCTTGTTCCTGAAAAGGATTGGTCTATACGTATTGGGGCCATGCAAAGAGTTGAAGCTCTTGTTATTGGAG GTGCAACTGACTATCCATGTTTCCGTGGACTCCTGAAGCAACTAGTTGGTCCTTTAAGTACACAATTAGCTGACCGAAGATCTAGCATAGTAAAGCAG GGTTGCCACTTGTTATGTTTTCTATCAAAAGAACTCTTGGGTGATTTTGAGGCATGTGCAGAGATGTTTATTCCG GTTCTTTTTAAGCTTGTTGTTATAACTGTGCTCGTAATTCAAGAGTCCGCGGATAACTGCATCAAAACG ATGTTGCGCAACTGCAAAGTTTCTCGTATACTTCCTCGTGTTGCTGATTGTGCAAAGAATGACCGTAATGCTGTACTTCGTGCAAG ATGTTGTGAGTATGCACTTCTGATTTTAGAATACTGGGCTGATGCACCTGAAATACAACGTTCTGCTGATCTCTATGAAGATCTGATCAAATGTTGCGTTGGTGATGCGATGAGTGAG GTACGTTCAACTGCTAGAGCTTGCTATAGGATGTTTGCGAAGACTTGGCCTGAGCGTTCCCGTCGTTTATTTTCGTGCTTTGATCCTGTGATTCAACGT TTAATCAACGATGAGGATGGGGGTATGCACAGGCGACATGCTTCTCCTGCTCTTCGCGAGAGAAGTTCACAAATTTCAACAAACCCTCAGatttcagtttcttcaactcttGCTGGATATGGAACTTCAGCCATTGTTGCAATGGACAGAAAAGCAAGTGTAAACTCAGGCCCGTCATTCTCTTCTGGGCTATTTTCCTCACAAGCGTCAGTTGGTAAAAGTACGGAACGTAGCCTGGAAAGCGTGCTGAACGCAAGCAAACAGAAGGTTACAGCCATTGAAAGCATGCTACGTGGTCTGGATATATCTGAGAAAGGGCGATCAGTTAGTCTGGATCTAG GAGTTGACCCACCTTCATCTCGTGATCCACCATTTCCTCTTGCTGTCCCCGCCTCGACTAGTCTTGCCAGTTCTTTATCATTAGATTCAACATCTGGGATTTCAAAAGGTAATAGTCAAAGTGGTGGTTTGGTTTTATCTGACATTATCACTCAGATACAGGCATCTAAAGATCCAAGCAAGTTATATCGTGGTAGCATGGGATCTGAGCCTTTGTCAACATTTTCATCCTATTCAATGAAAAGGCCATCTGAAAGGCATCAAGAAAGAGGTCATCTTGAAGATACTGATGTTAGGGAGGCTAGGCGATCCTCGAACCTGCAAAGTGACAGGCAGTATCCGGATACATCCTATAGAGATACAAATATCAGGGATTCACATAACAGTTACATTCCGAATTTCCAACGTCCACTTGTGAGAAAAAATGTAGCTGTACGAATGTCAGCAGGTAGGAGAAGGAGCTTTGATGATAATCAGTTCTCTCAAGGTGAGATGTCAAGCTATGTTGAAGGTCCAGCCTCTTTGAATGATGCTCTTAGTGAGGGACTTAATTCCAGCTCAGACTGGAATGCGAGGGTAGCTGCATTCAATTATCTGAGGTCTTTGTTGCAGCAAGGAACAAAAGGTGTTCAGGAAATCACACTGAGTTTTGACAAGGTGATGAAGTTATTTTTTCAGCACTTGGATGATCCACATCACAAAGTTGCGCAGGCAGCTCTTTCCACACTTGCAGATATTATCCCAGCTTGTCGGAAACCTTTCGAAAGTTACATGGAGAGAATTTTACCGCATGTTTTCTCACGGCTAATTGACCCAAAGGAATCAGTTAGGCAACCATGCTCGACGACTCTGGATATTGTAGATAAAACATATGGTGTGGATTCACTTTTACCAGCTTTGCTTCGTTCACTAGATGAACAAAGATCACCGAAGGCAAAGTTGGCTGTTATCGAGTTTGCAATCGGTTCTTTCAAGAAACATGCTCTAAATGGTGAAGGCTCTGGCAACACTGGCATTCTTAAATTATGGCTTGCTAAGTTGACACCATTGGTGTATGATAAGAATACAAAACTGAAGGAAGCAGCTATAATTTGCATTATATCAGTTTACTCTTATTTTGATTCAGCAGCAGTTCTTAACTACATCTTGAGTTTATCTATTGAAGAACAGAACTCCTTGAGACGAGCTCTCAAGCAGAAAACGCCCCGTATAGAAGTTGACTTGATGAACTTTCTGCAGAATAAAAAAGATCGTCAACGCTCTAAATCCTCTTATGATCCCTCTGATGTTGTTGGGACATCTTCTGATGAAGGTTATGTTGGAGCCTCGAAGAGGAGTCACTTGTATGGAAGATACTCTTCTGGTTCAGTTGATAGTGATGGTGGCAGGAAGTGGAGTTCTGGACAAGACTCAACAcataattcaaatattattgGTCAAATTGCTAATGATACTCAAGATCGCATGTATCATGATCTGGAGAGGGGCTCTAACACAGGGCGTAATCTAAGATCCAGTGATGTAAATTACGGGGTCAGCATTCCAGGTGATAATTTGCAATCCTGGAACATTAGGCAGGATAATATCAACGGCGTGAATGTAGAGGATTCATCCACACCCCATAATGATATGAATGGGCTGGCTGACACTGAGCATCTATGGGTATCTACAGGAAACAATTTTGGTAATGGGTCTCCTGGCCATACAAAACTTGCATCAAACAGCAAATCTGTTCCAGATACAGAACTAAGCATCCCACAAATACTTCATCTG ATTTGCAATGGAAATGATGAAGGCTCTAATGCAAGCAAACGGGGTGCACTTCAGCAGCTAGTTGAAACTTCTGTGGCGAATGATCATTCCATTTGGACTAAG TACTTTAATCAGATTTTGACAGCTGTACTTGAGATATTGGACGACTCAGATTCATCTATTAGGGAGCTTTCTTTAGACTTAGTAGTGGAGATGCTGAAAAATCAG GATTCAATGGAGGATTCTGTCGAGATTGTAATTGAAAAACTGCTCCATGTTACAAAGGATCCTGATGCAAAA GTTGCGAATGAGGCAGAAAGTTGTTTGACTTCGGTTTTGTCTCAGTACGATCCATTCAGATGTTTAAGT GTTATTGTTCCTTTATTGGTCACGGAAGACGAGAAAACTCTTGTTACATGCATAAACTGTTTGACGAAG